Genomic window (Bacteroides sp. AN502(2024)):
TTCAGGAGTAAAGGTGCCCCATGGTTTCTCCATATTTCAGCTAAATAATTTCCTTTACATTTATAAAATGATTTAACTCCTGAAATGATACATTCATTTGTAGAATATTGTGTTCTTATCCCTTTTTTCTTTTTAAAATTATTTTCTGATTCAAGACAATATTGTCCTAAATAAATTTTGAGCATGAGCTAACTGACTATACTGTTAAGTATAGCCTCGAGAGTTCAAAATCAATCCCCCCTAATCGTTTTCGATGGTTTCGGGAGGTGGTGTAAATGGTTGATCAAGCCATTTTTGGAGGTCGATTTTGGTAAATGTGTTCAGCCGGAGCGTGACCACAAGGTTAGCCAATGCCCATTTGTATCTTGCGATGTGCTTTAGCCATGTCAGAATCAGCATTGTAGTCATAGCAGTCCATATTTGGGTCTCTACGGCATTGCGGGATGTGCCGATAAAGCTCTTGATGCGTAGCAGTTGCTTGAGGTTGCGAAAGAAGATTTCTATGTTCCACCGAGCCTTGTACAGAGCCGCTATGCTTGATGCTGCCAATGTGAAGTTGTTTGTGAGTAACTCAATTTCAAAACCGTGTTCATCGTTCCATACTGCGATGCGACGTAAACGTTTGGGATATTTGGATTTGGCCGCCGAGAGTTCGAACTCGATTATTTCGTCAATAAGTACATTCTGAGCGTGTTTTTCAGGCAAAGGCAACTCCTCTATGGCTTTGTACCGGATATTGTCTTTATGACGCACTACAAAGAACACGTTGCTGCTGTCCCAATTATTCAGCAATGAGTAGTCACAGTAGCCTCGGTCGGCTACTACAATACTATACGGATGTAACTCAATATCAAAAGCAGCTTTGTTGTCGGTGGTTTTGCCATCGGTGATATTCACGAACTCCGGCAAAAGACTGTCATAGTCCAATAGCGTGTGCATCTTGACCGCCCCCTTGGTGGTAGTGTAATGTGCCCAGTCATATATTGACAGAGTCAATGACACCAATGTGGAGTCGAGCAGTTTTATCGGCATCTTGAAACGGAACTTTCTTCGTTGCCATAGGGCTTGCTGTCCGAAATACTGAAACAACGAGTAGAATATGCCGCGAAAAACCGAACTGTCTCGGTTGGCGTTCTGATATGCTACCGTTGACTTGGATGGTGCACGGTTGATTCCCAAATGATTGAGGTTGCCGGTGGCTGATTTCAGCCCGTTTGAGATATCTCTGACTGAATCACATCCTGAGAATTGGCTGAAAATCATGCTAACAAACTGACTCCATGTATTGTAGCCCTTGCAATGCTTGTCTGACCCCGAAGATTTTATGATTTTCCTGATATTTTCTTTCGGGAGATGTGATATTACCTGTGCGAAAAGTGTTATATTTGCCATAGGAAGTAGATGAGTTGGTAGCTTGCTACTAAGGTAGTCATTTTACCTTAGTTCTACTTCCTTTTTATTTGTTCCCCCCAATTTATTTAGGACAAT
Coding sequences:
- a CDS encoding IS4 family transposase, whose product is MANITLFAQVISHLPKENIRKIIKSSGSDKHCKGYNTWSQFVSMIFSQFSGCDSVRDISNGLKSATGNLNHLGINRAPSKSTVAYQNANRDSSVFRGIFYSLFQYFGQQALWQRRKFRFKMPIKLLDSTLVSLTLSIYDWAHYTTTKGAVKMHTLLDYDSLLPEFVNITDGKTTDNKAAFDIELHPYSIVVADRGYCDYSLLNNWDSSNVFFVVRHKDNIRYKAIEELPLPEKHAQNVLIDEIIEFELSAAKSKYPKRLRRIAVWNDEHGFEIELLTNNFTLAASSIAALYKARWNIEIFFRNLKQLLRIKSFIGTSRNAVETQIWTAMTTMLILTWLKHIARYKWALANLVVTLRLNTFTKIDLQKWLDQPFTPPPETIEND